A window of the Brassica oleracea var. oleracea cultivar TO1000 chromosome C1, BOL, whole genome shotgun sequence genome harbors these coding sequences:
- the LOC106335311 gene encoding uncharacterized protein LOC106335311, with the protein MSQVCFAAELKRKNFAIEATHKKKRKLALDEVAPEQDSEVFWQSQRVEALEGKREPTCEPVILVCLDESRPERCVEIGANLCEPLRTEFIACLKKNLNTFAWAAEDMPGIDIGRTCHELNIDPTYKPVKQKRRKLGPERATAVNEEVEKLLKLGDCRNSIFPKVGIPAFITDRGTYCYKVMPFGLKNAGATYQRQVNRMFFKQLRKSMEVYIDDMLVKSLDEHDHVSHLEECFTRLNLDNMKLNPTKCRFTVSSGEFLGYLVTCRGIEANPKKINTLIKMVSPKTKREVQRLTGRVAALNRFISRSTDKCLPFYDTLKGNKKFEWSEECKKAIQQLKHYLATPPVLAKPVEGEPLFLYIAVSATAVSGVLSSEERSEQKPIFYISKTLLDAETRYPLMEKLAFAVVTSARKLRPYFQSHTILILTAFPLRTILHSLSQSGRLAKRAIKLSEYDVEYRPRTYAKSHVLADFLVELPTGDMTNMEPDSTWVLHVDGSSSKQGSGIGIRLTSPTGEILEQSFRLEFHASNNEAEYEALIAGLRLTHGLKICIIHAYCDSQLVANQYSGEYEAKDERMDAYLKLVQDLAQDFDHFALTRIPCSENTQADSLAALATSSDPGLKRVIPMEFFEDPSIGPPVIANLIRGQIEDAEEIEDPPEGNMDQSEYGCDSPWLEPIRAYIVDGMLPAEKWAARYVTVEGEIYKWRFSGPLMTCAAGEKARKVMEEVHSGSCGNHSGGRSLAVKIKRHSYYWPTMIKDCEKFTRKCEKCQRHAPTIHRLAEVLSSISSPYPFMRWSMDIVGPLHNSKQKRFLLVLTDFVSKSESYANIKDVQVESFVWKNIITRHGGPYEIVTDNGSQFISNRFEAFFEKWKIRLNKSTPRYSQFNGQAETINKTVLDRLKKRLEAKKGRCADELEGVLWSHRTTPRRATGETPFAIVYGTECMIPAEVEFPGVRRRFLPEREDLNNAMLLD; encoded by the exons ATGTCACAAGTATGTTTCGCCGCTGAGTTAAAAAGAAAGAACTTTGCGATCGAAGCTACCCACAAGAAGAAAAGAAAGCTGGCTCTCGACGAGGTCGCCCCAGAACAAGACTCGGAAGTCTTTTGGCAGTCACAGAGGGTTGAAGCTCTAGAAGGGAAGCGCGAACCAACTTGTGAACCGGTAATCTTGGTCTGTCTCGACGAATCCCGCCCAGAACGATGCGTCGAGATCGGAGCGAACCTCTGCGAACCATTGAGAACAGAGTTCATAGCTTGTCTTAAAAAGAACCTCAATACGTTCGCTTGGGCCGCAGAGGATATGCCAGGGATCGACATCGGCAGAACATGTCACGAACTCAACATTGACCCGACCTACAAACCCGTAAAACAAAAAAGGCGGAAGCTAGGACCGGAGCGTGCTACCGCGGTAAACGAGGAAGTTGAGAAACTCCTCAAATTAGG TGATTGTAGAAATTCCATTTTCCCTAAGGTTGGGATCCCCGCATTCATCACTGATCGCGGAACGTATTGCTACAAGGTAATGCCTTTCGGTCTCAAGAATGCGGGCGCTACTTACCAGCGACAGGTCAATCGAATGTTCTTCAAACAGCTCAGAAAGAGTATGGAAGTATACATCGATGACATGCTCGTAAAATCCCTTGACGAACACGACCACGTATCCCACTTGGAAGAGTGCTTCACAAGGCTGAACCTAGATAACATGAAACTAAACCCCACAAAATGTAGGTTCACAGTCTCATCAGGGGAGTTTCTCGGTTATCTGGTCACATGTCGCGGGATCGAGGCCAACCCTAAAAAGATAAACACACTGATAAAAATGGTCTCACCAAAGACAAAACGAGAAGTCCAAAGGCTAACCGGAAGGGTCGCAGCTTTGAACCGTTTCATCTCACGTTCGACGGACAAGTGCCTACCTTTCTACGATACGTTGAAAGGGAACAAGAAGTTCGAATGGTCGGAAGAGTGCAAAAAGGCTATCCAACAGCTGAAGCATTACCTGGCCACTCCTCCTGTTCTTGCAAAACCAGTAGAGGGAGAACCTCTATTCTTATACATCGCGGTCTCCGCAACAGCAGTAAGCGGCGTTTTGAGCAGTGAAGAACGCAGTGAACAAAAACCAATCTTTTACATAAGTAAAACCTTGCTGGACGCTGAGACGCGGTACCCCTTGATGGAAAAACTAGCATTCGCTGTTGTAACATCGGCGAGAAAGCTCAGGCCATATTTCCAATCTCATACCATATTGATCCTCACCGCCTTTCCCCTGCGCACGATTCTGCACAGTCTGAGTCAGTCAGGACGGCTCGCAAAACGGGCAATCAAACTGAGCGAGTACGATGTCGAGTACCGCCCAAGAACCTACGCAAAATCTCACGTGCTGGCGGATTTCTTAGTAGAATTGCCCACGGGGGATATGACAAACATGGAACCAGATTCAACTTGGGTTCTTCACGTCGATGGATCATCGTCCAAACAAGGATCCGGAATTGGGATTCGGCTCACGTCGCCCACCGGAGAAATCTTGGAGCAGTCATTTCGGTTAGAATTCCATGCATCAAACAACGAGGCTGAATATGAAGCACTCATTGCAGGATTACGACTAACCCATGGGCTGAAGATTTGCATCATCCACGCTTACTGCGATTCTCAGTTAGTCGCAAATCAATACAGCGGAGAATACGAGGCAAAGGACGAAAGAATGGACGCATATCTAAAACTCGTCCAGGACCTGGCCCAAGACTTTGACCACTTTGCCCTCACCAGAATTCCTTGCTCGGAAAACACCCAGGCAGATTCCTTGGCCGCGCTCGCGACAAGCTCAGATCCAGGACTAAAACGGGTAATCCCCATGGAATTCTTTGAAGATCCGAGCATCGGACCGCCGGTGATCGCCAATCTCATTAGGGGACAAATCGAAGATGCAGAGGAAATCGAAGATCCACCAGAAGGAAACATGGATCAGTCGGAATACGGTTGCGACAGCCCATGGCTAGAGCCGATCCGAGCATACATAGTCGACGGAATGCTGCCCGCCGAGAAATGGGCGGCACGATATGTAACGGTTGAGGGAGAAATCTACAAATGGAGATTCTCCGGCCCACTCATGACCTGCGCTGCGGGAGAGAAAGCGAGAAAAGTGATGGAAGAGGTCCATTCCGGATCGTGCGGAAACCACTCCGGTGGAAGGTCACTCGCAGTCAAAATAAAACGCCACAGTTATTACTGGCCAACTATGATAAAAGACTGCGAGAAATTCACACGAAAATGCGAAAAATGCCAAAGGCACGCGCCCACCATCCATCGACTTGCGGAGGTCCTCTCGTCCATCTCATCTCCATATCCCTTTATGCGATGGTCCATGGATATCGTCGGACCTTTACACAATTCAAAACAGAAACGCTTCCTTTTGGTCCTTACGGATTTCGTTTCAAAGTCAGAATCCTACGCAAATATCAAAGACGTACAAGTCGAGAGCTTCGTATGGAAGAACATTATCACCAGGCACGGGGGCCCTTACGAAATCGTAACAGACAACGGATCTCAGTTCATCTCTAACCGATTTGAAGCGTTCTTCGAGAAGTGGAAGATACGGCTGAACAAGTCAACTCCTAGATATTCACAATTTAACGGCCAGGCAGAGACCATTAACAAAACCGTCCTTGATAGGTTAAAAAAGCGCTTAGAAGCCAAAAAGGGACGATGCGCAGATGAGCTCGAAGGAGTTCTTTGGTCACATCGTACAACCCCAAGACGGGCTACGGGAGAAACCCCCTTCGCCATCGTTTACGGGACGGAATGCATGATCCCAGCGGAAGTAGAATTTCCCGGAGTGCGGAGAAGATTCCTCCCTGAACGAGAAGATCTCAACAACGCGATGCTGCTGGACTAA